The following is a genomic window from Takifugu rubripes chromosome 13, fTakRub1.2, whole genome shotgun sequence.
aaagtgatgttttttttctgccagaAAATAAAAGATGGTGTATCTGTAGCAGTAAGCCCTGAAGCGCAGGATGTTTTATTAATGCATGAGCTGCAGTTCAAATCACAGgctaatttttaatttcttcacaTGCCTCACTCTTTGCCTCAAGCACTTTTTTagatctttctctctctttcttccctgTGACACTCTTTTTCCTCGCTGGTTGCCCGACACCTGTTCTCATCTGTTCAAACACACTCAGGAAAACCCTGAGCAAGAAAAAATCACACACATCTTAAAAAACTCCCAAAATGGACCCCCCTTCCCAAATCTTCTGATGTAGTCTAATATCTCTTTGAGGGTATTTCACCATTGCGGCTGTTTGCTTGATATAAAAGTAGATCTTTTTACCTGACAAGTTCGTTTGTTATCAACACTCCATTCAGGTAGTTCTTGCGTGTGTAGAAATTATGAATGTATTTTCTCACGTAGAATCCCCGCCATAACTTTTGGATCTGTGAGGGATTAAAGACAACACCCATGCATGACAGATATTACTGATGATGTCCTTTATACACTTTACACCATGAGTCAGTACAGGCAAATTCATACTTTAAAACTGCAAATTAGCCAGCACAAATCAGCGGTttcatactctctctctctctcacacacacacacacacacacacacacacacacacacacacacacacacacacacgagggtgTCCTTCAGCCCAATTAGGAGATTAAAACAACTGCAGGTAAAAGAATAATCACATgatgaggagagaaaaggagaagtgGAGGATGGGGAGAAACAACAAAGCGCAAAATGAGGATTAGCATTGATCTGCCAGTCAATagataattttaaataaagtaattGCCGCCTCCCCGGGTTTTGCTGACCTTTGTTGACTAGTGAAATCGATGCTGTTGAATCTAATACAAATCCGAGATGCAGCATGTAAACACTGGTTTCTATTACAGCCTTAATACATTATCTTCTGTTAGCAACCGCACTGCCATTCAGATGACATGTatgagagaagagaaaaagtaAACTGAAAAAATCCCACGAGGGAATTTTCAattattctcttttttctctttctttttcatcatgTTCTTCATTTACAGAAAGAACAGTTGTGGTGGATACATTAATTGCGTACTCTTCCAGTGTATTTATACACATAAATACCATTGCACAATTCTGTCTAAAACATATGGGAGACATCTAACTCTAGTGGAATATAACTTAATTAATTTTAGCTTAGTTAATCTAACTTTAATTCTATACTTAtgtatattaaaatatatatttaaaatatgaATATGTCTTAACTGTATTGTTCTTAACTAAAATTAATCAATCAACATGGGGAGAATTATATTTCAATCAGTGAGTTTTCTCGCTTGTTAACTTATAGTATCCTATTATAAATTTATGCCAACATAATTTCCTTCTTTTGTAGCTCTTAAAATTTTAATTGCTTTActcaaaaaaggacaaattcTTACTGTTTCTGTTCAGCTGCTGTGAGAATTCTTTATGCTAAACCATAAACATGAGTGAAATCTCTACTGGGGCCCCCTTGGGCAGCCATTGTACAGCGTCCGGGGGTTGGGGGCCACACTGGGAGGTGGAGATGATTACCTCTGTAACCTCTAGGCAGTCAAATCACAAACAGGATTCAAACCTGAAGGGGAGTTCAAGTCCCACCCCTGATATTATGTTGACTTAATAGCAATGGTCTAACTTTCTGTTGAGCTTTTAAAAGATGAATTTGGTGAAGACTGTTTGGAGGTTGCTTTTTCACGGGGCCTCCCAAGCGTAGAGAGCATCTCCCGCCACCCTACTCCATTCATGAAAACAAGACCCAGTGATGGTATTTACCTTGACTGCCATCTCCTTGTAGAAATTCATCTTCGTAATAAAATATGCTGCCTGTGAACACAAAGGAAAAGATGGCATTACATCTTGTCTCCTGGCCCTCTGATCTGTCCACAGCAGGCGACAGAGATAAAGAGCTCTTTTTACATAATACATAGTACCGAGGCAGCGCACACAGAGCCACTGTAGAGAcgaagggaggggaaggggaaggtGGCCAAAGAGAGAAGAGGGCAAGTAAGAGAGACAAGAGGAACCAGAGAAAAATTAGGGAGgatggaaagagaaaaaaagagagaggcagTGGTTAACAGGGCTTCGTATCAAGGGGACGACAGCCGCTCTTAATACGACGACGCAGGCAAGGGCCAAGAAAATCTATGGTAGTCAAGTAGCGAGCTAATGGAGATGTATGACGGCCAAACGCTCGCCTCTGGATTTCATAATCAATGACAGCACTGCCAGAAGTGACAAACAAAAGGCCAGAGAATATGCAGCAACACGCACGGCACGCCAGCACGCAGCGAGCACGAAGGGGGATCACTGGAGGCACGTATGATCTTTTTCAGTAACGACAGGAGAAGAGTGAGACCTGAAAAAGGCCGTAAATCCAGCTCTTTGCATGTCACACACCACATATGGTGAAGcctgcagcaggagaggaagaagcaagagaaagagaagaagagggggagagaataT
Proteins encoded in this region:
- the spata17 gene encoding spermatogenesis-associated protein 17 isoform X2, whose translation is MAELLSLQREIEVFIKEKAQAHSQAEQNRKKEHQAAVLIQSWFRGCKVRTYLSHLLKKAVIIQRIWRSFRANAHFIQMVKAAYFITKMNFYKEMAVKIQKLWRGFYVRKYIHNFYTRKNYLNGVLITNELVRVFLSVFEQMRTGVGQPARKKSVTGKKERERSKKVLEAKSEACEEIKN
- the spata17 gene encoding spermatogenesis-associated protein 17 isoform X3, which produces MAELLSLQREIEVFIKEKAQAHSQAEQNRKKEHQAAVLIQSWFRGCKVRTYLSHLLKKAVIIQRIWRSFRANAHFIQMVKAAYFITKMNFYKEMAVKIQKLWRGFYVRKYIHNFYTRKNYLNGVLITNELVRVFLSVFEQMRTGVGQPARKKSVTGKKERERSKKVLEAKSEEGDG